The sequence below is a genomic window from Falco rusticolus isolate bFalRus1 chromosome 8, bFalRus1.pri, whole genome shotgun sequence.
GTTCAGGCTCTCAAATTGCATCTCAGTTCAGGATGACTACAAGAAGCAttcactttcaaaataattcGTGTTTTTGCAACATTTCAGAGGTTAAATACTGGATGTCTGAGTCTCCGGGTTGTACCACATAGATGTCACTTCTTTCATTATGCATAAACTAGCGCTGAGAGTAGAGCTGTTCCCACAGTTGTTCTTACCCACTCAGTTCTGTTGCTAAAATATTACCCCATAAGTGATAGTCTTTGATGTCAAGTCTTTTCAACACTATCTTTCTAGGAGTAAATAAGTCCTTGTAGAATGAAGCACTTTCCAGTTCTGAGGATGTTTTTGTAGTTTTATACAGCCAGCTCTTACtcaaaggcagagcaggaggcagcaaagctgctcacctgggctgcagcaaagggctagagcaaacagcagcaacacctTCACCATCTTCGTGGTGGCTGAGGCACCTGCGTGCAGCAGAGCCGGTGTTCTGCTCATTAAACATAGCCTTAATTCTGCCCTCAGGTGGTATCCATGCTTTTACGTACGCAcgcatgtttgtgtgtgtgtctgtgcacacTCATCTTTGGCTCATCCACCCTTCTTCTAAAGTAACATTCCCGTCTTTTGTCGGGGTGGCAGCCTCGACAGAGGTAAGCTGTGCTGTAAGCCGGGAAGAATGCTTCTTCATCAACGGGAGTCACAAGAAGTTTAGATATGTGAGATACACCCTCTGTGTCATCATTTCAAGTAAAATATGACGGGTGCCTTCTGAAGGACCGTAGAAAATTCCTGCAGGCAAAAGAGCAACTGTGCAAACctaaacagcagctgctgtcagatTTTCTCCGTGTGCACCTATCAGCTCCTATTTATGTGCAGAGCTTTTTCATGAGCAAAAAATTGAATGAACTGCTTCCAGAGAGGAAAGTATCCACATTTACTTTCATGTTTCATCCCAGTAAAGCATCACTAAGATTTAGTGAAACCAGGAAAGCGGTGAACTGGGAAGGTGAGCAGCAGAGTGTCCCAGACACTGAAGGGAGTCCTTGGACTGGACAAGAGATGGAGCAACTTTTATGGGCTTATGCAAAGGATTTACAATTGTTATTTCCCATAAAAGCCATTAACATTGTGCATTAGATTTGCAGAAATGGACTGATAGTCCGATGATGACAGAATGATGTGAGACCCTAGTTTGGATCCTAGAAAAGCTGAACCCGATCTGGAAATTGCTGCTTCATCCATCTGCCTGTCCCAACATAAATCCTTTGTTTTACCACCAAAGCATCACTTTTTTGGACAACCTCATTCCATCAAGGAAAACAAGCACCCCCCTCCCTTTGGCTGCCAGAAGAAATGCATATGGGAGAGATTACTTTTTAGTAGGGATATGCCaaatttatttatgtttctCTTGTGTGGATCAAAAAAACAATTCAATACTCCAACAGaggacaaaagcaaaataaattttacgGACAATATGCCAATGACAGGTCACACTCTCAAAAAACAGAAGGCTATTTTGTCCTTGGATTGTGAAACACTGCTGAAATACTCCTTGGGCTGGCAAAGGGTATTATGTTATTAAAGACTAAGAGAGAAGACAAGTAGGCAGGAGTAGGAACCACCCCTAGAAGGACATTTATCTTAAGAGACTCGGAGGTTGTTAGAGGATGATTTCAAGATGAGAAAAACCTAGAAATAAGTCATTTGGAGGACCTAGACAAATAGGCAGGGCCCGCCCATGTGGTCTGAAAACTACAGGCTTTGCCAACACACCAccctgcagggtgctgtgcttcagggggggctgtgccggggggcCAGGGGTGGGCTCCGGCCGCAGGCAGCACCACCGTCAGAACAGGTTTTGCTGATGACGCCTGCACAGGGGAAGCACGCCAGAAATACCTTTGGAAAGATCAGCTAGCATCATCGCTTCAGAGCAGGATTTCAGCCCTTTACAGTGTCAAGTGTCTAAAAGGGTCTGAACACTAATGTAGGCTGACTATCGTTTATGTGCAAAGTCACACAGCTCGGAGGTTTATGTATCTGTATGcaattttttgccttttatgaGAGGGAGGGGAGCAAAATGTTGTTCTTGTTATATCCCAGAGCTATGAGCATGTAAGCTCTTCAGCCTGGCACCATCATTCAACAAatcagaagaaagcatttcatGAGACAACACATGAAACAAGACAAAGAAATGTTGCTGATTTGGTTtattgagaaagaaaaccaggagtGAGCCGAGTTCCCCAGAGAGCAAGATGAACTGAGGTGAGATCTTTAGCTGGGATTTGCCAGCAGGGATCCTGTGATGAATTTTCTTAGCAATGATactcagcattttccaaagTGGCTTAAAACGAGAGTCCCATTGCTGTCCCTGaaagcaaggagaagaaaaaatggattaaacAGAGGCCTGCCTGCTATAATCCATCCTTTTGCTTGGCTCCTAGAGAAGGTGTCAGATTGGATCCTGCCCCAGAACCAAAGAACTTGCAGATTCAGAGTCGCATTAGCTATATGATTATTAAGAGACGAGTGAAATTATTTAACTCATTCttaagactgaaaatattttgggagAAATGATAATGAAACATCAAACAATTTTCTTTGCAACATGCAAGAAAAATTCCATTAAGGTTAACAGTCTTCAAACCATTCACACTAAGAAACCAGACATAGCTCTTTGCATactctaatgaaaaaaaaaaaaaaaaaattggttggCATGATGGCAGGTGCCCTTTCCTGCCCCAAATCCCTAATCACCCTGGCCAGAAAGTAAGAAACTGGCAGCTGTGCAAACTTGTGCCTATCGGAGGCAGCTGATAACATGAATGTGAACCATGTTTGTACGTACACGACTGCATTGCAGAAGTTACACTCATTGCTGTATGTTTTGCTGTCAGAGCCACAGACAGGTATGTACTCAAGTGAGCAGACAGGTTTAGGGTAGTCACTGCAgtcaacctgaaaaaaaaaaaaaaaaaaagaaaaagaaaaaagaaaagaaaaggaaaaaagaggctAATGTGAAGGATATGAAGGAGTCAATAGCAGAAGGGCTTGAACCCCCAGCTATTGCTGCAGTGCTAATGATGACGATCTAACTAAAAGTAATTAACTTCCTTGCACAATCTGATATAAACCGAGGTGTCAGTTTCTCCTATGCCAGAAGAatttaataatgtaaaaatagatCATAATTTCCTCTTGGAAGAGATGTATATTGTAACCTGACCACAGCAGTctctaagcagcagcagctcactcCAATGAGCCATGCTCATGATCTTATTGCGCTGTGCTCCCAGTCTGGCCAGGAAATTAAACGGACACCGGAGTCTGGAGAAGTGTAGGTGCTGATGCCTGTATAAGGGTCCAGTATCACTCCCATAGTCTTATAACAGGAACATCAGCTCTTAGCTAGATGCTGTGCGAGtgggattttgtttctttgtgccATGGGTGTTTTGCTAGCTGAGAAGTATTGTAGTGCAAAAAATGTATGTGGCTCCAGGAAGATGCTGAGGAATTTCCTGGGGGAGAAATCTATTGAGGCTTCCTGACCACACAGAAATCACACCTAGCCAAGGTCCATCACTTGAAAATAGCTGGAGATTGGAAGAGTAGAATTCCCATGCATCTCATTCTGCTTTTACTCTCTCCTGCACAATCCTTGTGACCCCGGCTAAGAGCAGGCTCTGCATCAAGCCTGGGCTTGTTGGACCATTGGTCCGACCCAGATGCCGTTCTCTGTTCTTCTCAGTTCTGCTCTGATGGATTGTTTCTGGTACTACTCTTATACTGGTCCCTTCCTGTGCAGTCACCCTCTTCCCTTTCTGACATTAACACAGATAACCTGTATTATGTGTGGAGAAAGCAAACCCTTCCCTGTCCTGAAGCACAGCAGTGGTTACActcctgcagatgctgctggtctgggggctgctgcagacAGGGGACTGAAACCCAGTCCCTCACTGTGCAGTTCACTTACTGTAGCAGTTTCCTTCTTACATTCACCATCGTACTTCTTGCCAACACTGGTTCCAGGCTCTCTGGAAGAGAGAATACCCACATTAGGGAGCTCTGCAAGAACCTGCTCTGCTGAACCCCACACCCTAGCAATGCTGATCGGCCTCGGGCGCGATGTACGGGATACAGATGTCCAGCTGAGGTTGTGTCCACATATGGCTCCAGATACCAGCTCGCTGCCTGGTGTGACAGCCCGCCCAAGTGCTGTTCTATAGCATCATGCAAAGGACAAGGGAGGGTCCAGAGTGTAAGGGCAAAGGAGGAGCTAGGTTGTGTGGCAATGTAGATACACCTTAGGTTAGCTGCTGTCCTCTGCAAGGCAGCATCTGCCATCTAGACCCTTTTAACTTAGTTAAGCAAAGCATTCAGTTCTGCATTAGAACCCCCCCTCTCAGCCCTCTACTTCTCTCTCCAGGTCAAAGGGACAGTTTTCCTTCTAATCACAAAGGAAAATAGGGTCTAGTTACCAGGGAAAGAGGAGGGTCAAAGTCCAAGCACCTTACAAAAAAGGCCTTGGTAGGAGTCCTGATATTtagcagggcagctgccaggaGTGCTAAACACCCATTGTCTCTCACAGGAGGGCTCTGCACATGCAGTACTCACAGGTTACGGGCACACAGCAGGCACTCATTGTCGTAGGTGACCCCGTCACTACCGCAGACAGGGCTGAGGTCTTTGCTGCAGAGCAACGCCACTTTGCCTTCCTCATTTGTTGTGTTGGGGTATTTACTGCAGTCCACCTGTTGAGGAAACGCACAAGAAAGCACTGGTGAAGGCTTACTTACGGGAAGCAAGTAGATCTGGTGAGTGTGTCTGTTTGGCCACCTAGGATACcaccacagaaggaaaaatgctttatCCTGTGTCACTATGATGACAGTTCACTTGAAGATGGCCAATGCAAGATTCTGACATCTCATGTCCTCTTATTTAGTGTTTGAATTCTtccttggggggtggggggggtgggggggtggggcgtggtgtgggtgtgtgggtgcGTCAATAAGCAGCTTTGGCCACTCAGAATTGGGACATGCCCTaggttttgctctttgtttcaCTTACAGGGACAATGTCCTTGCATTCTCCATCGTGGTCTTTGCTTACATTGGCTCCATGTTCTCTGGAGAGGGAATAACAAATGTTAGGAAGTTCAGCAAAGATGTCTTGCTACATCCTAGGCGCTGAAAATATGTAATACAAGGGAAAGCTGACTCTATCAGTCAGGCTTACATATATTTTTTGAGAAGGTAGTGCCATCCTCCCTGACCAGCTAGCACCGAGTGGCTGGCAGGGATGTAAAGACCCAGAGAGCTTTAGGATCATTTTGGACAGTTCAGAGCAGAGCATCTCTCCAcccttttgctctgctttgctgtgtgtgATGAGATGTGCCCTAGGGGCTGTCATCTGGCTGATCCTtgagctggagaagaaaaacctgaataAATTACACCGGCAAAGAGAGATACGGTGACTAAAGTGATATCTAGGCAACTGAGTGTTATGCAGTGATACCTAAGCTCATTTTGAAGGAATTGGCACAAGTGACATATGACAGATCACTGTTGAAATGCGGTGCTGCCAGGAGTCCTAAGCATTGCTGCCCAAGATCTCCTATGCAGTACGTACATGttgctggcacagagcaggcacTCATTGCTGTAGGTGACTCCATCGGTACCACAGATGGGGCTGAGGATCTTGGCACAGACCAGCACCTCTTTGCCTTCCTCATTTGTAGTGTTGGGATACGTACTGCAGTCCACCTGCCAAAGGAACATGCAGCAACAAGGTGAAGAAGACATTTTACATTCACAACTCTCATTTTGCACGACACAGTGACCAGAACCAACCTGCAGTGGGTTTTGCACTACCACAGCAGAAACTTGTCCTGGTGGGTCAGTCTGCTGACAGGTAAATCCTTCCTGCAGAGACGTTCCCACATAgcaagagaggaagaggaggaggagagggctATAGCCATGCAGCCTTCCACATGGCCTGAAGGGTCTCCCACACTCACTCAGCATCACTTTACAAAGGCTTATCCATTGGTCCCTCGTTCTTATATTCTGTGGCCCCTCCAGTGCCCTTCTGTTATTATTCTTTCATTCTCAACACACTgatcacatttctttttcagaggaGCAAGACTAATGAGCTGGTGTTGGAAGCTGGAGTGTCTCAtagtattttattctttcagtagGTTCTGATACCACAGTCTATCGCTATCAGTTTAGAGACAGTCATATATGACCAGCTTAAAGCTTAGGCCGTTTAAAAGTtggtgaaaaattaattaatccAAAAATTTTGTATCATTATTATTATGACTACGTTATTAACACACTGCACAGATGTAAAGCCAAGATCAGTataattcagtgttttacaCGGTAGACTCTGATTACAAGGACGCTAATTTCACACTAGGTGAAAAACAGGTAAGCACCTACAGGCTCGAGGGTTTTCCCATTCCTTTGGTTATGTCTTTACCAGGCCACATACCTgagaaaagtgacagaaaaaaaatcttccactCACCTCAACTCCAAAGGCAGCACCtggaaaaggcaggcagagagTGTGAAAGAAAGCCAATATGATAAGACCTCAGTTAAAGCTGGAAATCTGGATGTAAAATTCCTATACTCAGGACCAAACTGAATGATTTCCAGTGATTGCTTTCCTGAACTAAATAAActatgtatgattttttttttctatgttaaTAACTATAATAGCGTTGCTTGTCGCTGGCTGTGATGAAACATGGTTTTGAATAGCTTTGTTCTTGTCTATTTTGAGATAGGTAGACTTATTAATTGAAAATAGAAtagcttttccttccttatcTTTTTTACACATCCATTTTGACCCTAAAGAGATGTAGTTATGTATCTGAAAAGAAACCTGAGTCAATACAGATAAATGCCTATGCAAATAGTCACCTACAGGATAAGCAAATACATATAGCATCTGTTGTAAGgaatatgcattttaaagaagCCGAGTGTGAAAAAAGAATTGTCTTTGATGTTGTAGTTTCATCAGATGTAAATATGCAGTAAGAACATCAGACTCTGGCTTGTTTTCATCTCTTGTTTCTCCATTAGCAGCAAAAGTCTGGCAGGAAAGTTGCCAGGCTCCTGCAAAAAACTTGCCTGTGCCATTACAATATTTTTGTGACTAGTTACTAGAGGTCTGACCACCTCGTGTTGGCCTCGTTTCAAGTATTTATCCATTTGCTGTAATTGCACAACAAGTGTAAGCAGCGTAACAGCATTAAAACAACAGTGTAAACAGCATAACGGCACTAGCTACCAGCACAGGACCCAACTTGCagttatttgtatttatgaCAGAAAACCAGCTACAGCCACGACACCATCCTGaaacctgctcctgcatccTACATGACACCAACCTACCGAGGCAGCCTAGCTCTTTGCAGGAGATTTTCTCTTATCTTATCCTTTTAAAAGGCAGCCAGGACTCGGGCATTAAGCTTCTGTGCCACCTTGAGAGTTACTCACCTGGGAAGCAGCAAAGCGCAAAAGAGAGAAGCACAAAGGGACCCACTGTGGCCATGGTGGGTGGAAATGTTTCTAGAGCCTCCTGGCTGCCCGCTCCCGCTCTGCTCGTGAGACGGTCTCTCCAAGGCTGACTGCAAATATATACAAATGCAATGTCTAAACTGCTCAACTGTAACATAAAACAACCAGCAGAATCTGTCACCAGCACAATAAGGCTGGTAATATTTATTGAGGTCTTGACTTTCAGGTAATGGTCTGCATCTGCTAGGCAATTGATTTTGGCTGGACACCTGGTTAATAGCTTGAGACAAGTTTCACATGTTCTCAGTggtcaaaaccaaacaaacagccTTTTAGACAAAAGAAACCTCTTTAGGATTCTGGTAGAAATGTAAGGAGCACAAAATATTGAGGGGAGTAAACAGCGGGTCCTTCATTTGTCTCTGCAGAGCGACATCTCCCATCAGGGAGCAGCTTAGGCAGAGCATGCAGTACTACCCTATTTGCAGATCAGGCTAAGGGTCTGCTTTCCTTTGGgcttttgggtgggttttttccacatcCCCAGGGAGCAGCTTAGGCAAAGCATGCAGTATCACCCTTTTTGCAGGTCAGGCTAAGggtttctgctttcctttggggttctgggtgattttttttccatattccCAGATATTCACTATTAGGTATGAACACAGGTTAGGTGCGGCTTTGCCGTCAACAGAGCTGGTTAAGCTTTGTCAGGTGAGTCTGGCAGGACTGTGTCTAACCTGTGAAGCTAATGGTATTCAGCACTGGTTCGATAAAAGAAAGGGCTTCTGGGCAGTTTCACTGCCTGGGTATAGAAGAGCTCTGTAGAAGGCTTGAAAGCAGGTTAAATTCTGTCAAATGCCACTAAGAAACATCACTTGAGCCTTATCGTCAGGAAGCATGCACTTACAGACCTTGTCACAGTTAAACACACTGACCAATTCAGTGTCCTGTCAAGCCATCTTAAGAACAAAAGACACCAAAGGTTTGGGAACCTTTGTACATAGCACCACTGTGCTTGACAGTACAGTAAGTCCTTTCCCCCTacagatatttcagaaaatgctgcttaaaATATCAAGTCTGTCCCAATTTTCCTGTCTTGCACCTCCAGCTTTTGAGCCACCTCCAAATTGCTCCTTCGTAGGAGGAGGTCTGGACCTCTGCTATGTTAGTAGGTGTGATTTTGCAGGAGTGGGTTCTGCCTTTAAACTAAGTTTCTCACCGTGATCCCTTTCACAGGTCGGAAATGACAAGCatacctgggtttttttggtcttggGAGATAAGCATTGCGCTTAGGGGAGACTTCAGCActgtgggagctgcagagcagaagatgcTTTACAGGTGCTCCTTGGAACACACAAGGCACCACCCATTAACCAAATGAAGTTCAGCTGAAATCATTGACAGTTAGTCCGAGCAATTGTGCTGATGTTTGTTGGTCTAAGGGGTATACTTTGATCCTTAAAAGGATAAATTGCATAGTGCATGGAATCAGCTATCCTGGGCAACGGCGTGTTATGAaaactgcagcagggctgtgcggATATACACATCACATTTTTACCTAAAAGAGATGGGTTTCTTCACAgggaaaagcattaaaataattatgctgctgggtttttttctataaattgCAGGGAGCATGCATGAAAATTGTAGACACATCTTCAAGATCTATTGCCCTAACATGCCTTTGGATGGCATCTCTGGAAGCCAAATACTTTTCCCTGAGCGCGCACAGGAGCACACTGAGGCTGCTGCCACAGGCCACATTTGGTGCCTTCATTGGTTCATCTGTACAGTCTCTGCACAGTCGGAGGGAGGTACCACTTTCTGGGTCAAATATAACTTTGCCACCACCTTCTCCAGCCAGGCAGTGAGACCTGTACATTGTTC
It includes:
- the LOC119152109 gene encoding ovomucoid-like; translation: MATVGPFVLLSFALCCFPGAAFGVEVDCSTYPNTTNEEGKEVLVCAKILSPICGTDGVTYSNECLLCASNIEHGANVSKDHDGECKDIVPVDCSKYPNTTNEEGKVALLCSKDLSPVCGSDGVTYDNECLLCARNLEPGTSVGKKYDGECKKETATVDCSDYPKPVCSLEYIPVCGSDSKTYSNECNFCNAVVDSNGTLVLSHFGKC